A region of the Ctenopharyngodon idella isolate HZGC_01 chromosome 2, HZGC01, whole genome shotgun sequence genome:
agttcacccaaaaatgaaatttctgtcattaattactcacccttatgttgttccacatccctaagacctttgttcatcttcggaacacaaattaagatatttttgatgaaatccaagagtttttttctcCCCTATataaagcaatgtaattaccatattcaaggtccagaaaagtagtaaagacatcgttaaaatagtcagcgtgattacagtggttcaaccttaatgttatgaagcgacgagaatactttttgtacaaaaataacgactttcaacaaatttgtctcttccctgtcagtctcctatgctgtttgcgctgtatagacagtgcagcgGTTCCGGGTGctatgtcagaacgctgactcagtATTGTCCGGcttctgcgtcagcatcacacgcatgcgtcgtgctgctcacatgaacagcgtcggccaatactgagtcggcgttctgacgtagaacatggATGCCTGTACTGtaacataacattaaggttgaaccactgtagccacattgactattttaatgatgtctttactaatTTTCTGGATCTTTAATGTGGTAATTGTTGCTTAATTGTTGGGTAAAataaacctcttggatttcataaaaaatatcttaatttgtgttctgaagatgaacgaaggtcttacgggtttgaaacgatatgagggtgagtacttaatgatagaaatttcatttttgggtgaactaaccctttaagtaatggTTGCCAAACCAGGCCTACCTTATCTACGTTGGCACGGGTTTTGGCAGAAGTCTCGACATAGCTGACTGCCCACTGCTCTGCTCTGGCCTTGGCCTCCTCCACCCCGACTTGCCGTCGGTCCTCCAAGTCTGACTTATTTCCCACCAGCAGGAAAGGTACGTTCTCTTCCTCCTTCACCCGAAGGATCTGTTCTCTGAAGTTTAGAGATAAAATGAGAAAACTTTTACTAGTATTATGTTAATCATCAGTTTCAAAGTCGTCTTTCTACCTGAAATCAGCAGTTGCAGCAAAGGATTCAGATTCTGTAATGGAGAACACGCAAAGAAATCCCTCTCCGCTACGGAAGTAGTTGTCCCGAATGGCAGCGTAGTCCTCCTGTCCTGCCGTGTCGAGGATGTCGATTTGGACCTCTTCTCCATCCAGAACCACCTTTTTTCTGTAGCTGTCAGCTTTAGTGGGCTCATAGTCTTCCACAAACTTGAAAGAGACCAGCACAATTATACTTTATGGTCAACATCAATATACACAAATGATGTGAAATTCCAAAATATTAAGTCTTACCTCATCATACATGAATTGCAGTGTTAATGCTGACTTGCCCACGCCGCCACTGCCTACCATTATCACTTTGTGAAGGGCCAAAGCGTTCCTGTTAGCAGCCATGGCTTTTAAGCAATGAGACTGGCAGCAATGCAGTGATAAAGCAGTAAAAATTCAGAGGTAGATGGGTATTAAGGGAACCCTAGAAGGAAGATCTTTGAGAAGAACAGAGGAGATGTTAAAGCTTACATAGCTGTTTTAATGATGCAAGACTGGTATTTTACACGTACAGGAGcaattaccaacattctttaataataatatatacctGCACCCTTTCAAGTCAGTCAAACATGTTTGGGCTGATACTTATGAATAGTCAGCTTTGTCAGATGATGACAACACAGGCCTACTTTCTTTTCCGTCCTCTGAGAAAAAGCTAAAACAATGAGGCTTCTCATTAAGGCTAGCATAGCATTTGTCGGTTCCCTTCCTAACTGACACTGACATCATTTCTCACTCAAACTCTCTTAAAGGACTGTCAATAGTTAAAatggatggttcacccaaatgaaaattctatcatttatgtacactcatgttgttccaaacctgtatgattttttttcttctgaatgtgcacataaaaagatattttggagaatgttggtaaccaaacagttttggtgaacATTGACTTCCACTGTGTGAataaacatttctcaaaatatctttttaattttttcacagaatatagaaagtcataaaaggttagcaaatgatgacagaattttcatttttaggtcaactgtccctttaaatcttCCTAATCCAGGTGGAATCAATGGCTTCCATGTAGACAAATAAATccaattttaactttaaaaacattgaGATTAGCCTCAAGGTCAACCAACTGTCCAGATAGGTGTAGGTGTAAAAAACCTGAAATCATGGGTGGAGTCACTAGACAATACGGTAATATAGGATTACTGCTATTGACTCAAGTGCAGACTGCTAACTACAGCAGTTGTTTTTACTCAGTTTACACAGCTCATCTGTGGTGTAAACGGAGAGGGTGTGGCTAATGCTAAACTACATGATGCATGCAGTACAGTTGATTGCTTCCACATGATTGACCCCACATTAACAACTTGTTTGTACGAagatggagggaaaaaaaagaatggaAAATTCAAATGAGCACTTGACTAAATGGGGCATCACATTTCTATAAAGTTGCCTCAGTAGGCTTTTGTTTGTGGGCCTATGTCATTTTAATAACAGATGAGAATGTTACCGGGTTGCAGTGTAAGGAGTGGCAATAAAGCAGTAAATAGTTCTGGAACAAAGACTACAGGCTGGTGAATATTTCAATAAAGTGTTGATGAAAGGTCCTTTTGTTAATTCATACAGACAGCATTGTCAAAGGAAACAGGTGAGAGCACCTTATCAAAAGATATCCTTTGATTCAAACTTTTTACCTCAGAGTACTACTCTGAGGTATTGGTATCCACCTTTTAAGGGTAGATAAGGCCCAAAGTTCCCCCTTTAAGGGTACTGCTCCTTAAAGgtacaatttttgcacatttttttttttttatatgaatagCTATACATGTTCTCTAATAACGGCCTTCACCTGTAGCAGCAGTATCATTTCAAATCTAGAACGTGTTGTAATTTGTCTCTAAAAGCATTTAATTACAGTGAGATTCActataataatgtaaaagtaCATGTGAATATAATTTACAATTGCTACATCACCTGCTTACTAGCGCAATACTAACGTCTCGACGTGCACGTGACAGCTGTGATGTAGTAGGTGTACTTTTTTATCACAGTTTATACAGTGGTCAGGGTGAGGACCTATTTCTGACAAATAAACTATTTATAGGGTTGTGATACATTCCTCAACCATCAAATATTGACTTACTATACAAGCGCGTGATATTTTGACACCTGTTCCGCTTGTACAGTAGTTTACAGGAAAACAGACTCACTTGAATAGACTTAATTCACTCAATAGCCACAAGTGAGTGAATTATTCCAATGGCCTGTGTCCCATCATTCAAAAAGGGGATACCGACAACACGGATTTAGAAAAGTGCTCTTTGGTAGAGCTAATGACTGCTGCtgagctagcaagctaacttaATTATTTCGAAATGACACGCACAAGGGGCTGCTGTAGTTCGCGAGCTCTTAAGAGTAAAATCACGAGTGATTTTCCtgttatatttaaatactgGTAGCGCGCTAAATGCCACTTCCGTGTTTAAGGGAGGATTTCGTTTTAGCACTCCACAGCTAACAGAGAACACGTACCGGTTTAGTACATGGTGGTCTATTAAACCATTTCAACAAATTAAACGAGTGGCAGtcttttattacaataatagtTGTAGAAATGTGTGTACAAATCAGATACTTACCAAATGAACATGAACTCGCGTGTTCGAAGTCTTGTTAGCTTTGCTGCAGCGGGCAGATTTGTTTTGCTTCAGTGCATGACTCAGAAGGGAGCAGCACTGCTGTCAGCTTCGGCTTGCTGGGCTTGGTCTTCTTTACACTGACTACCAGGTTACTTCTGAAGTACAAGAAGGGAAAAAAGTGTTATGCTAAGACCTGAATGTACGCCACGTAACTCGATGGGGTTACGCCTCTGTCATATGTTTtacttttcaaaacaaaacaattttagttttgtttttcaccTTTAAACTTTTTGTAATTGCAGTTTCTTGTCGATAATACGTCTACAGTATCGATTGTACAGTGGAGACGCAAACTAGCATGTTATGTTTTTCGACGTCATCACAAAAATATTGTCCGCCTAGAGGTCTCCTGGATAACTGTACATCACTGCTAGGAAGAtaggatggatgtgcttttttaatAGACACGGCTAGCCTTTAACGAatggaaaattattattataatagtagttatgtataaaaaaaaaaaataaaaaaaaaatctaaccatAAATGCCGTATGATTAGCATTCAATTAATGAATGGAAGTTAGCATTCAACTTCCATTCAGATTCTATACAGAGCTCTTTCAAAAGGTGATGGTGAGCTGGATATCAGTAACTTTATAGTTCCTCTCAAATAGAATCATAATAGAGTGAATTAAGAAttataagttattttaaaacatttatctcAATCTAAATTTCATTGGAACAGATGCAAGTGGCATCTGCAAATGATTAATGCTAGGACTAATTTCATTTTTCTGAGGcactttttcagttgttttgaatcagttggTCTCAAGGTCATTTTTCATGGATGTATGAAGTTCTCCTCAAGTTCACGCAGGTGCCCGAGCTAGCAGAATAACCACTGTAGTTAACAATTAATATGAATCACAAATTTTGACAACCAGAAAGTgtcccaaactttttaaattaattttgaacaatatatttagtttcatattataaaacctatttttttaaaagtgtgttgttgttttaaataaataataccacttgttttgaaattttgttatataatgcaaatacatttttacatatataaaacataacatCTATAACACTACCATTCACAAATTGGTAAAatgattgtaatgtttttgaaaagtgtttttttttgcttacactggctgcattttttaatcaaaatataagaacagtaatattgtgaaatagttttatgttttaatatataattttatatatatatatatatatatatatataaattcctgtgatagcaaagctgaattttcagcatcattactccagtcttcagttgtcacatgatccttcaaatatgctgatttgctgcttaaaaaacatttcaagaaacatcacaaaaatattgtgctgcttaatattcttGTGAAAATTATGATACGTTTCTTTCAGGGTTCTTTGGTGAATAGGAAGTTAagaaagaatagcatttatttgcaatagaaatattttgcatcattttacagtaaaatcacAATATAACTTGGCTTCAATCAATCACAAAGAGATGTTCTTCATGAGATAAAGCCATCTGAAGagtgtttattttgtactcTTATGAAAATTGATGTGACAAGATTAAATCAGAAAAATCAGGTTTGTGAAAAgataataaatttaaaagaaaaacatcctGAGGCATGTAGTCAAGAGGTTTGAAGTATATGCCTTGGTTTAAACACTGGTTTTGACACTATAGTTATGATATAATCATACATTTGGTTAATTTGACATCTTTCCATTGAAGTGCAGCATTCGAGGCACTGAGCTCACTGAGTTTACATAAAGACTCACAGAAAGTGTCTGTGTCAGCCGTGCAATTTATTTGCGACTATACAGTAGTGCCTCACACAGGtgtctggatttaaacatgACATATTATACTCTAACCATCTCTTATATCATATATATCTGTTCATATCTTATGCAATAACCTTTTTAATTGCTGACATATTTCTTTAACAGCTCATCAGTCATATTGGAGTCGCTCTCCATTCTTTCCCCTCAGTGAGTGCGCGAGGTTGGTGGATGAACACACTGTATCGCACACCCTGGTTAGCAGCAGCGCGAACGAATCCGCTATTCGCAGTCATAGTGATTGCCCGCAGCGTGTCCCCTGTCCCAAAGATCATCAGTGATCTACGGTTCACTTTTGAGCTCGTAACTAAGCGGTTGGTTCGCTCAGATGGCTGGTCCGGAACCACTTTGAGCCTGGCTAGCAGCTCCTCAGCTCGGGACTTTTCTCCCGGGCCTCCTAACGTATCCAGGATCACACGGAAATCCTCAACCGCAGAATGACAAGCAAACAGCTCTTTTCCCTTCATGAACTCCTCCAGTCGGGGCAAGACCTTCTCTTGCCGTTCCTGTGCGGCCTGCTCTGTCAGCACCACCTCTTTAAAAGTGAAGTGACAGTTGCCGTGGCTGAGGGAGGACACGTAAGTGATCAGAGTGGTGATGTCAAGGTTCACCCTGTTGCACACATCTACCTTCACCTCAGTGGGGAAGGCAAGGCTGGCCACAATGGTGTCTCGATCAACACGGGTGTGCATGAGGTCTGTATCGTCACTGTCGTCGTCATCAGCATCATCTTCTTCCTCGACCAAAAATTCATTTTCTTCTACACCACCAGGCTTGTCTTCACTGtcatcttcctcctcttcttcctcctcctcctctccagCTTCGATCATTGTATTAACAGCAACAATGTCACCTCTCACAGATATGCCCATCTCTTTGAGCTTGTCTGCCATAGGGCTGGAAACCCCATTGTAGAAAGCAAATATAATATGAGGGTTGCTGTACTGCACAGGCTGCTGCTGACTGGCCTCAAGGAAATCTTCTGCTTGCCGGATCACGCTTTTATCCCCATACTGGCCACGGCCTTGCCAGATGTTGTGCAGTGCTTCCGCCTTGCGCCCGATGGCTTTTACCCAAGTGTGTCCTCCGTTTGCCACCACGTCGACTACCAAAGTCTGCTTCTGTCCATCAGGTCCCTCATAGGTGAACACGTGCAGGACGCTCACCACGTTTTCTAGATTCTCGGCTGACTCAACGATGGCCCTCAGATGAGTGAGATTGGTACTTTGCAGGTGAGACTCCTTGATCACAACCTTGCCGGCCTCCACCTTCTGTAGGAACTTGAGCTCAGCCCGAAGCTTACTGCACAGTTTAGCACGTCCCTCAACCTCACGGCCTTGTCGACTGCAAATCTTGTCCACTTGCTCAAGCAGTTCCTTGGCTACTCTGATCCTGTCCTGCAGCGTGTTGTAAGTAGCCATTGCTGTTGAACATTATTCCTACAGAACGAGAATGAAAAAGGTTTAAATAATGAGAGCTGCTagactatctatctatatatatatatatatatatatgagagagagagagagagagtttactTAGAAATTTACAGTTAGATCATCTATAATTTTCTGGATTTTTGTATGATTACAAAAAATGGCAAGGAAATACACAAGATCTCCCAGGTAATCTATCTACCAAAgaattttgctttttaaataaaccaTTAATATCAGAAAAAGCAGGATACAGcgatatttaaaagtatttgaaTATACAAAAATCTTACTACTTGTATGACCACCAGAGAAGGTCTAGAAAAATGAAGGCGTGGTTTTAACGAACCACTATCagataatacatatataaagaTACAGCTTTCTTACATTCTTACGAGAATATCAATCAGTGGCCAAATTATCACGCTGTTTTTACACACCGGCTCATAAATACATGAACATGTCAGCTTGCTTGGTTAAAGCCATGGGTTTCTACAAACCAGTCACACTTCTTCCTGTTTGCTTTTAATAACAGAAGGATAACTACTGACCATTTAGGTGAAGAAAAGCGAAGTTGtctggaaactgtgatatactTACAAAATTTACAGCTTCAAGCTCTGTCTCTTCTGTGTTTTGGCTGACGTTATTTCAACCACGAAGTAGAAGTTAGCAGCGCTGTCATAATGTTAGCGAGTTTGTGCTGCCACCTAGCTTGGAGGTTATGAATTGCATGAATTGTTAGGAGGTTACAGCAGTACATTATTTCACACGTGACAAATTCGGGACAAACGTACTGCTATATTTTGtacaacaaacatttattccttaaaaataacTAGTAGCCTGTTTTTATGTTactagtattattattttttttaatactagtaatcaattcagtgcatttttttcagtCTCTCGTCtctataattattttttgacGTCATACGTAGCACTATATCTATTTTAAAGTTCAATCAAAATATCGCTGCTAAGATTACATATTTTACTAGTAACAATTTAGATACATATTAGAGCTTAATAAATTTGTtcgtttcaaataaataattaaaatggatAGATAGCAACTATTGTCATGGTAGCTACATAAGAAATTAGTAGGCTAGTAAAAATAGTTGCTAAAACTAAAATAGGAACGAGCAATATTACTTGGCTATGAATAGAAtgaatggacaaattcacattttaaagTAATGGAATATTTAGCCTACTTGTCACTATTGAGATAGCAGCAACGGATTAAGTAGCGACTAATTGAACATAAAACTAGAAACTATTGCATGtcaattattgttattttttatattatgtaccctttatgacttttaaaatcacttttatgtaaaacattttgaattaccatttgtgtatgaaatgtgctatataaataggCCTAAACTTATTTGTCTAGCTACTATTTATAGTTAGAAGTGAAATCGAAAAAATAGCATTACTGTAGTTACTGTACAGGAAAGAGGGAGGATATTAGGTCAAAGTGAGTCGCGCTCGCAGCAGCGCTGAAGTGTACTCATGGTTACAGATTCTGCAAGAGAGTATGCGTGCTCCTGACGCAACAAGTATCTGGTTTCCAGTCTCTCCTTTGGATGACTACGCGCTGTCTGGAGACGAAGAGCTTTTAACATGAAGAAAATGCATAACCAACATTGTATCTGAAGTAATACAGTTTTTAAACTGTCGTGTGTGAAACTGCGCTTCGTTTTAACCGATTGCATAATAGTTGCTCTGACTTTTACCGTTATTTCTACTCTTCTAGTTGCATTACAGGGTCGAACTGTATTTGAACGCCGTCTTTTACGGATTTTTATGACATCTTTTCTTTAGCCGTAAGTGTTTTACGCATATGGATACTTTTCTGGAGCGCAGACGGTAGATTATGCATTCCACAGGATGGGTGCGAACAATGGGAAACAGAGCGGGAGTGAAGGTGAGTGCCAGAATCAAACTCTTACAGCCAGCCCAGTGCTCCTTTTCCACTGTTAAATCTCGGTGTACAGCAGCCATAGTTGTGTCAACGTCACTATTCCCCGTTATTCTTTGTGGGCAACAGTAGCCTTGCAGCAATCATCTCGTTTTCTGTCATAGCATGAGCTTTTGATTTGAAAGGTACCCTTTAAAGATGAGCAGTTAAAGACTTTCTGATGTTGCTGGCGTTTggccattttatatatatacatatatatatatacagtcaaaccaaaattattcagacatttttgatatttttgatatatttttactagtgggtgcaggacactatagttcattaacgtaagtgaggatagcaaactgtgacatattatacccaaaaattattcatgcaGTGGACTATCAGTATAATTGATAAacatttggaaccaaaaattattcagacactttgacctgaccatgttttgcttaagtgttatctgacataattaagataaaaaaaaatttctgacACACTTTatctctgagatcttgtcatattttattacctttttttttaaactatagtgaataaactgtaataatgaatgaaatgttcaaggtgtctgaataatttttggtttgactgtatatatatatatatatatatatatatatatatatatatatatatatatatatgtgccaTTATAATTCTCCCATGTCTCTATGAACTGCATTTTGCAAGACTGAAAGGTGCTTGAAGAGTTTTCTGTATTTGAATATAGGATTCATACATGAGAATTATAcctaaaacaaatttaaatgcaTGTGATATCCTCCTCTGTTTACCTTTTGTCAcaggcaaaaaacaaaacaaaaaaaaagagatcaGAGAGCACAATTCAAGCTGACTGGTTTTACTAAAGTAACCATCAACAGAGGGTGTGTGTACTTTAATTAACTGGGAATCATGGCCTAACACATTCTATCATCTTAGATTGTGGGCAAATCTCATTTTTCCCAACATATAAGTATACAACAATGATTAGAGGCCAGGGCAGAGACTGTCCATTGAAATGTGAATGCTGAAGGTTGCCACTGATCATGTCCTAATAACCATAAGCATTCCTGCCAGAGATTTTGCTCCTAAAGAGTGAGTTCTTGGCAGTGTGAGAAACTTGTGGTCTTTTAAAGTACAGCAGATTTCTCTGGAAGGTCAAGGTTTGGCCCTCAAGACTGGCATTCAGTGAGAAAACCTAGAACTTCCCACATGCAGCTCTTCAATTTGCATATTTCACATATCACCATCTTTTGCCTTTCAAAGTTGATGTTGTCTACTGATTAGATCAGTTATTACTGATTAGATTAATTATTTCTACTTAGCTCTCTTGATTTCATTAAGCATAGTAAGACAAGATGAATATGTTCCTTTCAAATGCACTAAAAACTGCGGTTTAGTTTGTCAGCCAACAAATTGTAAATGTGCACTTTTCCCTGTAAAGTGGTATTTTAGTggcttaaatgcattaaaatacttacTATTTATTCTAGTGTCAGTCATTAGATGTTTTTACAGAGTACCGCCTTTCTTTCCTtccattatttgttttataaacaatacTGTGAGCTTTTAGTGCATCATGGATGCATTAAAGCaaatgtttgttcatgtttaatTTGACGACTATATGAACCTCTAACAGAGGGAGTCGCTGTCAAAGACCATATTTTCTTCCTCAAAATAAAATCAGGATGTCCTGGATCTATTCCAGTtagggttattttttttttttatccaaataaGTTATCCAAAGGAAACCATCCAAATTATAGTGAATTATGACAAATCTCATGTCAAAACGTAAACCTATAATGcctttttatttagaatttcCTATGGATGCTAAAAGGacctctgattttttttctatattcagTCACAGTTATAGATGAACAGTGCTTATGTGGTCGGTTTAAGGCTTTTATGTAATTGTGACACTGTAAACTTTAGAACTAATGTACAATCAAACATTTGTACCTTGCATATAAAAAAGGAATAGttaaaaatgcacaatatttttgttgtaaataccTTGCTCCTCATAGGCCTGTATTCATTGTTCTCTCCATAATCATAAAAGGTGTTTGCTTCTGTTTGAAATATTCATGTGAAATGAATGGTTGAGTATCTATGGCAGCAGTAGCTTTGCAGAATTCCATTAATGTAATATTCAGTCAGTTAATCTCATTGCCAGTGAAGCACATTCTTCAGAgacaatgaacaataaacaaTGCTTGTGATGTAATCAGAAGATGAATTCAAGGTTAGTGTCTGAGCAGATTCCACTTCGGTTAGCTGATTtaactaatcatttaaaaaaaaaaaaaaaactggcctGAAATGTCTTTAGTGATATCACTGGGAGACTATTTAGTGAAAAACAGGTTTGTTTACTgagcaaaacacattttttttgctCAGCATGTGGAAGCTCCATCAGTCAGACCATTTATGGTAAAATAAAAGCTTATGTGAACTCTAGTTGTGTTTGTTCTCTCATCGAGCCTGTAAACATGCCTCATATGTGACCTGATGCTCTGAAGTGCCATTGAAACGAACAGGAGTGTTTAGGAAACATTCACACCAGGGCATGTTGTTTTAGATTTACTGTTAttcaaaaaaaacagaaatacattTGTTCTTCTAGGTATCGGGTGCATTGATTCAAAATAAATCAGAAACACAGAGGAATCGGCACAACTAATCAAACTGCAAATTGAAAGAAATACGAGAAACACAATTACTATTGTGTCTTTCCTAATTTGGAATTAACTTTTCAGAGATTTGTAAAACAAAAGGCTTCTCATTTAGCATTCCAAAGAACTTCATCATCACCAAAAAATTGttttggcttgttttgtttttttatagttttctaGTAACTCTGATGGTCTTTATATaatatgtagtttttatgtgatGAACTCAAATGAATGGCACTTCAGcttgcatgtttaattcagaTTTAGCTTTCAGTTTTTTCTTATCCCTGCCATTGGGGAGAATCTGTGGGAGGCATTTGGTTTGTTATTCTAAGTTTGTGATGGACAGAAAAAGAATGCCTGGCATTTATCGTAAGATTCAGTGATTCTGTtgcattcatttcttttaaacattacacattcatttttttatttgtgctcTCTTGACGTATAAAATAATGTTGATATACAGTTTTCATATATGTACAGATGTGTAAGTGTGCTCAATATAAGAAGCAGTTTTGATAATtgcctgtatttttttattttattttttttatcttgctCTGGCTTCTGCTTTTTAAGGCTGATATGTTGAttctcagtttgtgttgtttctCTGAGTGTCCTGATGTGTCCTGGGGTGTTCTTTGTGATCTTAGGGAAAGGCAGTTCCAGTATTTCCTCCGACCTGAGTTCAAGTACGGATCAGACATCAACCAAAGCTCCAAAGAATGCAGCTACCAGTGAAGGTAGGCATATGGTCCTCATTAACCATCACTAGCTAGCCTTtcgttttttcttgttttgttccttttgaCTTGTTGATTATTTtggtgaaactttttttttttaaagctataaaaatgtaaaaatagactGGCCATTACAAACACTGCAGAGAACAGGGTTTCATTTTCatcctttttctctttttcacaaTCTAGTCTAGAAATCTTATCCAAATCCATAGTGCTGTTTAGAGTGTGCCTTGGGGtgtgtttgggtgaactatgtgAATGtggatgaaaataaaatgacaaatgctggGGAAATTGTGAAGCTGGATTTAGAGTCATTTTTCTTGTAAAGCTTTCTCAAGGTGACTAATTAGAAAATAtgacatttgattatttattttggatgtggtTTATTCGAACACAGTCATTGGTATGATTTTGCTCTAATAAACAATACCCAGAATAAATCAATGAGAATTCCAACAAACacttaaagaccccatgaagtCAAAATTTGTTTGTTATGACTTTAAGTCATATATTTGAGGtcatatatacactaccgtttggagtcagtatgtttttttaaaattaaagggttagttcacccaaaaatgaaaattctgtcattaattactcaccctcatgtcgttctaaacccgtaagactttcattcatcttcagaacacaaatgaagatctttttaacaaaatctgagagctttctgtccctccattgacagcctacgcaactaccattttcaagccccagaaaggtagtaaagacatcattaaagtaatcatta
Encoded here:
- the LOC127525751 gene encoding UPF0415 protein C7orf25 homolog, which encodes MATYNTLQDRIRVAKELLEQVDKICSRQGREVEGRAKLCSKLRAELKFLQKVEAGKVVIKESHLQSTNLTHLRAIVESAENLENVVSVLHVFTYEGPDGQKQTLVVDVVANGGHTWVKAIGRKAEALHNIWQGRGQYGDKSVIRQAEDFLEASQQQPVQYSNPHIIFAFYNGVSSPMADKLKEMGISVRGDIVAVNTMIEAGEEEEEEEEEDDSEDKPGGVEENEFLVEEEDDADDDDSDDTDLMHTRVDRDTIVASLAFPTEVKVDVCNRVNLDITTLITYVSSLSHGNCHFTFKEVVLTEQAAQERQEKVLPRLEEFMKGKELFACHSAVEDFRVILDTLGGPGEKSRAEELLARLKVVPDQPSERTNRLVTSSKVNRRSLMIFGTGDTLRAITMTANSGFVRAAANQGVRYSVFIHQPRALTEGKEWRATPI
- the LOC127525753 gene encoding ras-related protein Ral-A-like yields the protein MAANRNALALHKVIMVGSGGVGKSALTLQFMYDEFVEDYEPTKADSYRKKVVLDGEEVQIDILDTAGQEDYAAIRDNYFRSGEGFLCVFSITESESFAATADFREQILRVKEEENVPFLLVGNKSDLEDRRQVGVEEAKARAEQWAVSYVETSAKTRANVDKVFFDLMREIRARKMEDGKEKNGKKKRKSLAKRIRERCCIL